The Candidatus Thermoplasmatota archaeon genome has a segment encoding these proteins:
- a CDS encoding amidohydrolase, producing the protein MSTLLLKGGTVLTQDDERRVLGNADVLVEGDRIVSVGKAKPSLKAKTTIDAKGMLVLPGLVNAHTHAAMALLRGYADDLALKEWLETRIWPAEAKLAAADVRAGTDLAMLEMIAGGTTAFNDMYFFTNEIAQSARDANVRAVVGFPFLDFPTPEAKPDEMPSLARAFLARWKGDPLVTPAVAPHATYTCAPPTLARVAELAREHEAPLHVHCAETRTEVYDVERRHGARPVALLEKAGCLGPKTVLAHCGYVTKEEVRTIAASGAAVAHCPVSNLKLATGGVAPVPELLAEGASVALGTDGPASNNTLDMFETMKLAALLHKQHRWDPTVLPAQTAFDLATRHGAKALGLQAGSIEPGKLADLVVLDPSSPRMRPLHDPVSQVVYAARSTDVRTVVIGGAVVMRDRKFATLKPEGVIKAAEKAAARIVGAS; encoded by the coding sequence TTGTCCACGCTCCTTCTCAAGGGCGGCACGGTCCTCACCCAGGACGACGAGCGCCGCGTGCTCGGGAACGCCGACGTGCTCGTCGAGGGCGACCGGATCGTCTCCGTCGGCAAGGCCAAGCCCTCCCTCAAGGCCAAGACCACGATCGACGCCAAGGGCATGCTCGTGCTCCCCGGCCTCGTCAACGCGCACACCCACGCCGCCATGGCGCTCCTTCGAGGCTACGCCGACGACCTCGCCCTCAAGGAGTGGCTCGAGACGCGCATCTGGCCCGCCGAGGCCAAGCTTGCGGCCGCCGACGTGCGCGCCGGCACGGACCTTGCGATGCTCGAGATGATCGCCGGCGGCACGACGGCGTTCAACGACATGTACTTCTTCACGAACGAGATCGCCCAATCCGCCCGCGACGCAAACGTCCGCGCCGTGGTGGGCTTCCCGTTCCTCGATTTTCCCACGCCCGAGGCCAAGCCCGACGAGATGCCCTCGCTCGCGCGCGCGTTCCTCGCGCGCTGGAAGGGCGATCCCCTCGTGACCCCCGCCGTGGCGCCGCACGCAACGTACACCTGCGCGCCGCCCACGCTTGCGCGCGTGGCCGAGCTCGCGCGCGAGCACGAGGCCCCGCTCCATGTCCACTGCGCCGAGACGCGCACGGAGGTCTACGACGTCGAGCGCCGGCACGGCGCTCGCCCGGTCGCGCTGCTCGAGAAGGCCGGATGCCTGGGCCCCAAGACGGTGCTTGCCCATTGCGGCTACGTCACGAAGGAGGAGGTTCGGACGATCGCCGCCTCGGGCGCCGCCGTCGCGCACTGCCCCGTGAGCAACCTCAAGCTCGCCACGGGGGGCGTCGCGCCCGTTCCCGAGCTTCTGGCCGAGGGCGCGTCCGTCGCGCTTGGCACCGATGGCCCGGCCAGCAACAACACGCTCGACATGTTCGAGACGATGAAGCTCGCGGCGCTTCTGCACAAGCAGCATCGTTGGGACCCCACCGTGCTGCCCGCGCAGACGGCCTTCGACCTTGCCACGCGTCACGGCGCAAAGGCCCTTGGCCTTCAAGCCGGCTCCATCGAGCCGGGCAAGCTTGCCGATCTTGTCGTGCTCGACCCGTCGTCGCCGCGCATGCGCCCCCTGCACGATCCCGTAAGCCAAGTCGTCTACGCCGCGCGCTCGACGGACGTGCGCACGGTCGTGATCGGCGGCGCAGTCGTCATGCGGGACCGAAAGTTCGCGACGCTTAAGCCCGAAGGCGTGATCAAGGCCGCCGAGAAGGCCGCAGCGAGAATCGTCGGCGCCTCGTGA